Proteins encoded by one window of Halobaculum halobium:
- a CDS encoding HIT family protein, with translation MDQVFAPWRIEWVERDDGAAIDGCPFCVLPERDDDRASRIVARSERAFALLNNYPYNPGHVMVIPRVHEGGFTALDDDDLLDHARLKQRTMRALDDALGPDGLNTGMNLGGSAAGGSIDDHLHTHVVPRWEGDTNFMPVVSDTKVIVEALDDTWERLRDAFAEQEGARVAGDDDAVRFSVE, from the coding sequence ATGGATCAGGTGTTCGCGCCGTGGCGGATCGAGTGGGTCGAACGCGACGACGGGGCCGCGATCGACGGCTGTCCGTTCTGCGTGCTCCCCGAACGAGACGACGACCGCGCCTCGCGCATCGTCGCCCGCAGCGAGCGCGCGTTCGCCCTGCTCAACAACTACCCGTACAACCCGGGGCACGTGATGGTTATCCCCCGCGTTCACGAGGGGGGGTTCACCGCGCTCGACGACGACGACCTGCTGGATCACGCCCGGCTGAAACAGCGGACGATGCGCGCGCTCGACGACGCCCTCGGCCCCGACGGACTCAACACCGGGATGAACCTCGGCGGAAGCGCCGCCGGCGGCTCCATCGACGACCACCTCCACACCCACGTCGTCCCGCGGTGGGAGGGCGACACGAACTTCATGCCGGTCGTCTCCGATACGAAGGTGATCGTCGAGGCGCTGGATGACACCTGGGAACGCCTCCGCGACGCCTTCGCCGAGCAAGAGGGCGCGCGCGTCGCCGGCGACGACGACGCGGTGCGCTTCTCCGTCGAGTAG
- the map gene encoding type II methionyl aminopeptidase, with the protein MSALDEDVLAKYREAGEILTTVMGETRELVEPGATHLEVAEYAEERIREEGAGLAFPVNISIDEEASHATPERDGETEFGEDVVCLDIGVHVDGYIADSAVTVDLAGETELVEAAEQALEAAVDAAGPGVPVGEIGAEIEDVIEAYDYTPVYNLSGHGVERFDAHTGPSVPNRGVDRSVELEPGQVVAIEPFATTGRGKVGEGSQEEIFELTQDVSVRNRAARQALEQVREFDGLPFAARWLDSSRTEMALRRLSQQGAVKGYPVLKEQNDELVSQAEHTLVVTEDGIEVTTAGLFG; encoded by the coding sequence ATGAGTGCCCTCGACGAGGACGTGCTGGCGAAGTACCGCGAGGCGGGCGAGATCCTGACGACGGTGATGGGCGAGACCCGCGAACTGGTCGAGCCGGGCGCGACGCATCTGGAGGTCGCCGAGTACGCTGAGGAGCGCATCCGCGAGGAGGGCGCCGGGCTCGCGTTCCCTGTGAACATCTCGATCGACGAGGAGGCGAGCCACGCGACGCCCGAGCGCGACGGCGAGACGGAGTTCGGCGAGGACGTCGTCTGTCTCGACATCGGCGTCCACGTCGACGGGTACATCGCCGACTCCGCGGTGACGGTCGACCTCGCGGGGGAGACGGAACTGGTCGAGGCCGCCGAACAGGCGCTGGAGGCGGCCGTCGACGCCGCGGGACCGGGGGTTCCGGTCGGCGAGATCGGCGCGGAGATCGAGGACGTGATCGAAGCGTACGACTACACGCCGGTGTACAACCTCTCGGGCCACGGCGTCGAGCGCTTCGACGCCCACACCGGCCCAAGCGTGCCCAATCGCGGCGTCGACCGATCGGTCGAGTTGGAGCCGGGGCAGGTCGTCGCCATCGAGCCGTTCGCCACCACCGGCCGCGGGAAGGTCGGCGAGGGCAGCCAGGAGGAGATCTTCGAGTTGACCCAGGACGTGTCGGTGCGCAACCGCGCGGCCCGACAGGCGCTCGAACAGGTCCGGGAGTTCGACGGGCTCCCCTTCGCCGCCCGCTGGCTCGACTCCTCGCGCACCGAGATGGCGCTGCGGCGGCTTTCCCAGCAGGGCGCTGTCAAAGGGTATCCGGTGCTGAAAGAGCAGAACGACGAGTTGGTCAGCCAGGCGGAGCACACGCTCGTCGTCACCGAGGACGGGATCGAGGTGACGACGGCAGGGCTGTTCGGCTGA
- a CDS encoding nucleoside phosphorylase — protein sequence MANQPHLLVDEGDVHEIALIPGNPDRVDRIADHCDESELVAENREYRVVNATYDGVDLTICSTGIGCPSAAIAIEELCNVGVETVIRVGTCGGLQTDVEIGDMVVATGAAKEEGTSKRYENEVYPAVPDYDTLTALVDAAEANDEDVHVGPIVSDDAFYNESDEYVADWEDAGLLAIEMEASAVFSLARRRGMNAGAICTADGNLVAGTQKGADSEDELPEKAKDNVGRAIDIALDAVASL from the coding sequence ATGGCAAACCAGCCCCACCTGCTCGTCGACGAGGGCGACGTCCACGAGATCGCACTCATCCCGGGCAACCCCGACCGCGTCGACCGCATCGCCGACCACTGCGACGAGTCGGAACTCGTCGCCGAGAACCGCGAATACCGCGTCGTCAACGCCACCTACGACGGCGTCGATCTCACGATCTGCTCGACGGGTATCGGCTGCCCCTCCGCCGCCATCGCCATCGAGGAGCTCTGCAACGTCGGCGTCGAGACGGTGATCCGCGTCGGCACCTGCGGCGGGCTTCAGACCGACGTGGAGATCGGCGACATGGTCGTCGCCACCGGCGCCGCGAAAGAAGAGGGGACGAGCAAACGCTACGAGAACGAAGTCTACCCGGCGGTGCCCGACTACGACACGCTCACGGCCCTGGTCGACGCGGCGGAGGCCAACGACGAGGACGTGCACGTGGGGCCGATCGTCTCCGACGACGCGTTCTACAACGAGTCCGACGAGTACGTCGCCGACTGGGAGGACGCCGGGTTGCTCGCCATCGAGATGGAGGCGTCGGCCGTCTTCTCGCTGGCGCGTCGCCGCGGCATGAACGCCGGCGCCATCTGCACCGCCGACGGCAACCTCGTCGCCGGCACTCAGAAGGGCGCCGACTCCGAGGACGAACTGCCGGAGAAGGCGAAAGACAACGTCGGCCGCGCGATCGACATCGCGCTCGACGCCGTCGCATCGCTGTAG
- a CDS encoding DUF7344 domain-containing protein has translation MLCGWDAADAGAMRTPSDRNQLLIALRHVHLPSLDDAGLVEYDRSAGRVAPRPLDPRVEELLERSVAAESLSRE, from the coding sequence GTGTTGTGCGGGTGGGACGCCGCTGACGCCGGGGCGATGCGAACCCCGAGCGACCGGAACCAACTGCTCATCGCGCTCAGGCACGTTCACCTGCCGTCCCTCGACGATGCCGGGCTGGTGGAGTACGACCGATCCGCCGGAAGGGTCGCGCCGCGGCCGCTCGATCCGCGCGTCGAGGAACTGCTCGAGCGGAGCGTCGCGGCCGAGTCTCTCTCCCGGGAGTGA
- a CDS encoding DICT sensory domain-containing protein: protein MRRRSLLAVSREIEDRAHRVGTGTLRASFQRFSAFRPQVGVYSYLAADTDLSVHVHGVDDWDVPPIPGVRYHAVDDELERFWVLAFDGGDEGQACGLVAREDSDGYTGFWTDDAAIVAEIAAAVTAA from the coding sequence ATGCGCCGGCGCTCGCTGCTCGCGGTGAGCCGCGAGATCGAGGACCGGGCCCATCGGGTCGGGACCGGCACGCTCCGCGCGAGCTTTCAGCGGTTCTCTGCGTTCCGGCCGCAGGTCGGCGTGTACAGCTATCTCGCGGCCGACACCGACCTGTCCGTTCACGTCCACGGCGTCGACGACTGGGACGTGCCGCCGATACCGGGAGTTCGGTACCACGCGGTCGACGACGAACTCGAACGGTTCTGGGTCCTCGCGTTCGACGGCGGCGACGAGGGACAGGCCTGCGGGCTCGTCGCTCGGGAGGACTCCGACGGCTACACCGGCTTCTGGACGGACGACGCTGCGATAGTCGCCGAGATCGCGGCCGCGGTGACCGCGGCGTGA